The Schistocerca cancellata isolate TAMUIC-IGC-003103 chromosome 4, iqSchCanc2.1, whole genome shotgun sequence genome contains a region encoding:
- the LOC126183363 gene encoding cell surface glycoprotein 1-like, whose translation EEPTEEPTEEPTEEPTEEPTEEPTEEPTEEPTEEPTEEPTEEPTEEPTEEPTEEPTEEPTEEPTEEPTEEPTEEPTEEPTEEPTEEPTEEPTEEPTEEPTEEPTEEPTEEPTEEPTEEPTEEPTEEPTEEPTEEPTEEPTEEPTEEPTEEPTEEPTEEPTEEPTEEPTEEPTEEPTEEPTEEPTEEPTEEPTEEPTEEPTEEPTEEPTEEPTEEPTEEPTEEPTEEPTEEPTEEPTEEPTEEPTEEPTEEPTEEPTEEPTEEPTEEPTEEPTEEPTEEPTEEPTEEPTEEPTEEPTEEPTEEPTEEPTEEPTEEPTEEPTEEPTEEPTEEPTEEPTEEPTEEPTEEPTEEPTEEPTEEPTEEPTEEPTEEPTEEPTEEPTEEPTEEPTEEPTEEPTEEPTEEPTEEPTEEPTEEPTEEPTEEPTEEPTEEPTEEPTEEPTEEPTEEPTEEPTEEPTEEPTEEPTEEPTEEPTEEPTEEPTEEPTEEPTEEPTEEPTEEPTEEPTEEPTEEPTEEPTEEPTEEPTEEPTEEPTEEPTEEPTEEPTEEPTEEPTEEPTEEPTEEPTEEPTEEPTEEPTEEPTEEPTEEPTEEPTEEPTEEPTEEPTEEPTEEPTEEPTEEPTEEPTEEPTEEPTEEPTEEPTEEPTEEPTEEPTEEPTEEPTEEPTEEPTEEPTEEPTEEPTEEPTEEPTEEPTEEPTEEPTEEPTEEPTEEPTEEPTEEPTEEPTEEPTEEPTEEPTEEPTEEPTEEPTEEPTEEPTEEPTEEPTEEPTEEPTEEPTEEPTEEPTEEPTEEPTEEPTEEPTEEPTEEPTEEPTEEPTEEPTEEPTEEPTEEPTEEPTEEPTEEPTEEPTEEPTEEPTEEPTEEPTEEPTEEPTEEPTEEPTEEPTEEPTEEPTEEPTEEPTEEPTEEPTEEPTEEPTEEPTEEPTEEPTEEPTEEPTEEPTEEPTEEPTEEPTEEPTEEPTEEPTEEPTEEPTEEPTEEPTEEPTEEPTEEPTEEPTEEPTEEPTEEPTEEPTEEPTEEPTEEPTEEPTEEPTEEPTEEPTEEPTEEPTEEPTEEPTEEPTEEPTEEPTEEPTEEPTEEPTEEPTEEPTEEPTEEPTEEPTEEPTEEPTEEPTEEPTEEPTEEPTEEPTEEPTEEPTEEPTEEPTEEPTEEPTEEPTEEPTEEPTEEPTELSWEQAGFGGGGM comes from the coding sequence gaggagccgacagaggagccgacagaggagccgacagaggagccgacagaggagccgacagaggagccgacagaggagccgacagaggagccgacagaggagccgacagaggagccgacagaggagccgacagaggagccgacagaggagccgacagaggagccgacagaggagccgacagaggagccgacagaggagccgacagaggagccgacagaggagccgacagaggagccgacagaggagccgacagaggagccgacagaggagccgacagaggagccgacagaggagccgacagaggagccgacagaggagccgacagaggagccgacagaggagccgacagaggagccgacagaggagccgacagaggagccgacagaggagccgacagaggagccgacagaggagccgacagaggagccgacagaggagccgacagaggagccgacagaggagccgacagaggagccgacagaggagccgacagaggagccgacagaggagccgacagaggagccgacagaggagccgacagaggagccgacagaggagccgacagaggagccgacagaggagccgacagaggagccgacagaggagccgacagaggagccgacagaggagccgacagaggagccgacagaggagccgacagaggagccgacagaggagccgacagaggagccgacagaggagccgacagaggagccgacagaggagccgacagaggagccgacagaggagccgacagaggagccgacagaggagccgacagaggagccgacagaggagccgacagaggagccgacagaggagccgacagaggagccgacagaggagccgacagaggagccgacagaggagccgacagaggagccgacagaggagccgacagaggagccgacagaggagccgacagaggagccgacagaggagccgacagaggagccgacagaggagccgacagaggagccgacagaggagccgacagaggagccgacagaggagccgacagaggagccgacagaggagccgacagaggagccgacagaggagccgacagaggagccgacagaggagccgacagaggagccgacagaggagccgacagaggagccgacagaggagccgacagaggagccgacagaggagccgacagaggagccgacagaggagccgacagaggagccgacagaggagccgacagaggagccgacagaggagccgacagaggagccgacagaggagccgacagaggagccgacagaggagccgacagaggagccgacagaggagccgacagaggagccgacagaggagccgacagaggagccgacagaggagccgacagaggagccgacagaggagccgacagaggagccgacagaggagccgacagaggagccgacagaggagccgacagaggagccgacagaggagccgacagaggagccgacagaggagccgacagaggagccgacagaggagccgacagaggagccgacagaggagccgacagaggagccgacagaggagccgacagaggagccgacagaggagccgacagaggagccgacagaggagccgacagaggagccgacagaggagccgacagaggagccgacagaggagccgacagaggagccgacagaggagccgacagaggagccgacagaggagccgacagaggagccgacagaggagccgacagaggagccgacagaggagccgacagaggagccgacagaggagccgacagaggagccgacagaggagccgacagaggagccgacagaggagccgacagaggagccgacagaggagccgacagaggagccgacagaggagccgacagaggagccgacagaggagccgacagaggagccgacagaggagccgacagaggagccgacagaggagccgacagaggagccgacagaggagccgacagaggagccgacagaggagccgacagaggagccgacagaggagccgacagaggagccgacagaggagccgacagaggagccgacagaggagccgacagaggagccgacagaggagccgacagaggagccgacagaggagccgacagaggagccgacagaggagccgacagaggagccgacagaggagccgacagaggagccgacagaggagccgacagaggagccgacagaggagccgacagaggagccgacagaggagccgacagaggagccgacagaggagccgacagaggagccgacagaggagccgacagaggagccgacagaggagccgacagaggagccgacagaggagccgacagaggagccgacagaggagccgacagaggagccgacagaggagccgacagaggagccgacagaggagccgacagaggagccgacagaggagccgacagaggagccgacagaggagccgacagaggagccgacagaggagccgacagaggagccgacagaggagccgacagaggagccgacagaggagccgacagaggagccgacagaggagccgacagaggagccgacagaggagccgacagaggagccgacagaggagccgacagaggagccgacagaggagccgacagaggagccgacagaggagccgacagaggagccgacagaggagccgacagaggagccgacagaggagccgacagaggagccgacagaggagccgacagaggagccgacagaggagccgacagaggagccgacagaggagccgacagaggagccgacagaggagccgacagaggagccgacagaggagccgacagaggagccgacagaggagccgacagaggagccgacagaggagccgacagaggagccgacagaggagccgacagaggagccgacagaggagccgacagaggagccgacagaggagccgacagaggagccgacagaggagccgacagaggagccgacagaggagccgacagaggagccgacagaggagccgacagaggagccgacagaggagccgacagaggagccgacagaggagccgacagaggagccgacagaggagccgacagaggagccgacagaggagccgacagaggagccgacagaggagccgacagaggagccgacagaggagccgacagaggagccgacagaggagccgacagaggagccgacagaggagccgacagaggagccgacagaggagccgacagaggagccgacagaggagccgacagaggagccgacagaggagccgacagaggagccgacagaggagccgacagaggagccgacagaggagccgacagaggagccgacagaggagccgacagaggagccgacagaggagccgacagaggagccgacagaggagccgacagaggagccgacagaggagccgacagaggagccgacagaggagccgacagaggagccgacagaggagccgacagaggagccgacagaggagccgacagaggagccgacagaggagccgacagaggagccgacaga